From the genome of Prionailurus bengalensis isolate Pbe53 chromosome D1, Fcat_Pben_1.1_paternal_pri, whole genome shotgun sequence:
acATTGAAATTCTTGCTTTGCTGCTCCACCAATTCCATGTTATATTTGTCCAGAATTTTATCTGTACCTTATGTTTAAAATTCTCTAATTAATCGGTATTAAagattgttttccacagtgttaATTTAGTCTTAACCAtattttgattaatttctttactcacctggaaacttttgtattcctttcttgattcaattttcttcatcctgaggtaaactttcttttttatgtttatttttgagagagagagagactgagtgtgagtaggggaggggcagagagagggagacacagggtccaaagcagcctccagtctccgagctgtcagcacagagcccgatgaggggcttgaacccatgagacttgagatcatgacctgagccgaagtcagacacttaaccaactgagacacccaggcgcccctgaggtaaACTTTTAATGGATTTTTCAGTGATGATTAATCTGTGATTAGTAAGCtctcagtttttgtcttttttcactattattctttttttttaattgtttttttttaatttttttttcaacgtttatttatttttgggacagagagagacagagcatgaacgggggagggtcagagagagagagggagacacagaatcggaaacaggctccaggctctgagccatcagcccagagcccgacgcggggctcgaactcacggaccacaagatcgtgacctggctgaagtcggacacttaaccgactgcgctacccaggcgccccttcactatTATTCTTGAAAGTAGTATAGACATATACTGAGTCCACAGTTGATGGTTATTTTATGCTCAGCATCTTCAATATATTACTCTACTATGCCCTAAATATGCCTAATTATGCCTAATTCCATTATGCCACTCTTGTTTCTGATAACAACTACTGTCAGTCTAACCGGTACTCCTTTCAGATGACTTGTCTTTTTTCTGGtggctttttacttattttttaatgtttatttatttttgaaagagagagcgacagagcctgacgtgggactcaaacccacaaaccacaagatcatgacctgagctgaagttggacactcaaccaactgagccattcaggtgcccctttattttattttttttaatgttattttcttttgagagagcacaagcaggagaggggcagagagagggggggaccaaggatccaaagcaggctccacgctgtcagcccagagcccaatatggagcttgaaatcacaaaccataagatcatgacctgagccgaagttggacgctcaaccaactgagccacccaggtgcccctctggtaGCTTTTTAAATAGTATCTTGTTCCTTGAGGTAATCCTAGTTCACTATGTGCCcaggtttctatttatttttctttatctaatGAATTCTTGCTTTCTGGAACACTCTTACCCATTTCTTCATTCTATATTATCTCTCTTGTGTTTATTCCAAAATTTTTTCCATGTCTCTCAATCACTCTTTAATACTTTCACTCACTTTATTCTGTTCTCTAAATGACTTCTTTTAGTGTCATTTTTACCTTAATTCTCTGTTTAATTATATCTAATTTACTACTTAATatagtcactctttttttttaatttacattctagttagttaacatacagtgtaatattagcgaGTCAACACTTCCTACAACATACAGAGTGGTTTATAATTGTTGTGTTATTGTGAGCTGTGCTTGTAGGGCTGTTTTTTCCTGGACAAGTATTCTGGATTGTAGAAAAGCAGCCACACTAAAGTTCTGCATTTCTACTGCAAAAGCCCCAAAGGTTTCACTAGTCCTAGATTAGCAATTTTTAacaagtataattgacatataattataattgacatataagtataattgacataaaaataaaatctacatgaATAAAGTATACAATAtgataaattttgacatatttaGGCACTCACGAAATTATTACTGTAATCAAAATTgttaacatattcatcacctaAAAGAGTTTCTGGTGCCATTTGTAATCCATTTCTCCTGACCCACACCGcatcccacctcctcctccccacgTAACCACTGAGCTGTCTCCACCAtgatagattagtttgcattttctagatcCTTGtacaaatggaataataaattATGTACTCTTTGTTGATTTGATTCTtgcaatgaacaaaatattaggaatGAAGTGTTGAGGTAATATAGAAGGCatatatctacattttttttaaatttccaaccTGTTTTCCAAGTGGTTGTACAATTATACATCCTTGCTAACAGTGTATAATGGTTCCAATTTACTCACATATTCatcaattcattttaattatagaaaGCCTAATAACTGTATCATGTATCCTATTGTGGTTCTAATTTCCATTTCCCAAAGGACTAACTATAAGCATGGAGAACCCCTACTGCTGTGACCCCAAGAATTTCTTCCTCTTACTCAAGTCACACAGTCTCAGCAATCCATCAAAATTACCATGCAAGTGTTTCTATCAGAGTTGAAGGCTCTAGTGGTTTCTTCTCTGGGTAAGCAGATTTTGATTTCTGTATCTCTCTGGACATGTCCGTctctccacatttatttttttttatatatatattttattttattttattttcaatatatgaaaattattgtcaaattggtttccatacaacacccagtgctcatcccaacaggtgccttcctcaatgcccatcacccaccctcccctccctcccaccccccatcaaccctcagtttgttctcagtttttaaagtctcttatgctttggctctctcccactctaacctctttttttttttccttcccctcccccatgggtttctgttaagtttctcaggatccgcataagagtgaaaacatatggtatctgtctttctctgtatggcttatttcacttagcatcacactctccagttccatccacgatgCTACAAAGGGcatatctcattctttctcattgccacgtagtactccattgtgtatataaaccacaatttctttttttttttttaatttttttttcaacgtttatttattttttgggacagagagagacagagcatgaacgggcgaggggcagagagagagggagacacagaatcggaaacaggctccaggctctgagccatcagcccagagcctgatgcggggctcgaactcacggaccacgagatcgtgacctggctgaagtcggacgcttaaccgactgcgccacccaggcgcccctaaaccacaatttctttatccattcatcagttgatgaacatttaggctctttccataatttggctattgttaagagtgctgctataaacattggggtacaagtgcccctatgcatcaggactcctgtatcccttgggtaaattcctagcagtgctattgcagggtcatagggtaggtctatttttaattttctgaggaacctccacactgttttccacagtggctgcaccaatttgcattcccaccaacagtgcaagagggttcccgtttctccacatcctctccagcatctatagtctcctgatttgttcattttggccactctgactggcgtgaggtgatatctgagtgtggttttgatttgtatttccctgataaggagtgatgttgagcatcttttcatgtgcctgttggccatccggatgtcttctttagagaagtgtctattcatgttttctgcccatttcttcactgggttgtttttcgggTGCCGTCTCTCCATATTTAAAGGTAGCAGTTTGCCCTGAGATTTTACCTTGCTACAAGGTGCAAGACAAGTTGTTAATTTTCCATTTGTCCAGCTTTTTCTGAGAATGGGAATGATAACTTCCATGCTCAGTACATGTCCGATTGGAAACTGGATGTCTACAAAAAGGTTAACTGAAGATTTTAaccaaaatttaatttattcaatataaaGAGAGCTGTTCcggttttatgggtttttttttcttttgtaagctgTGAAAGTTTGTGTTTTCAGGAATATGTTCAATTTGTCATATTCACTGTCATTAAGTTTATTATATATTCCcttaatatctttaatatttgtAGAACCTGTAATTATGTCACCTATCTCATTTCTCATCATAAtgatttgtgtgttttctgtttcctgactATTTTGGCTAGagattttatttcacaattttattaTCTTCTGAACTACTATTTTAGCCACATCCCACATATTTTGATAAGTTAATTTCCATGTAGTTCaacacattttcaattttttaatgtttccttaaatCTTGGATTATaagtatgttaattttttaattgaggtataactgacataatgttatattagttcaggtgtacaacatactgataTTTGTATATGCTGCAAAATGACCACCATAGTAATTCCCattaatatccatcaccatacataattacaatttttttttctcatgagaaCTTTCAACATCCATTCTCCTAgctactttcaaatatgcaatacagtattcttaactatagtcaccacacTATAGATCCCCATGATTTATACATTTTGCaattggaaatttgtaccttttgaaacCCTCACACCCATTTTGCCCGTCCTCCACTCTCCACCTCAGGCAGCCACCTCATTCTGCTCTTTACACCCATGAgctctggtttttgtttggttttttttttttttttagatttttaatctgatttttttttagtttttaaatattgtggTTTTTCCTGATATCTTTGTTATTGGCTActtacttaaaatttaattttgttcagAGAACATTATGTAGTTTGACTTGActcctttaaaatgtattcagattTTTTTGATGGCCaaaaatgtggtctatcttaATAAATGCTTACTTTTACTTATTCACTTAAAAAGTACCTGTTGTTTGGTGggaaattttataaatgacaCAGATCAAGTTGGTCAACACTACTGTTCAAGTCTTTAtatacttacttattttctgtCTACTGGTTTCATTAGTTATTGAGATACggtattaaaatattcaataactgtggatttgccaaatattttctatcagatttgctttattttagaaCTCTGCTATTAGGTACACAAATGCTTAGAAATCTTATTTCCTCTTGATAAATTTACCCTTTGTAACATTATGAAATTATCCTCTTGATTCCAGGTTATATTCTTTGCTCTGAGATCTAATttgtctaaaatgaaaataaccaccCCAGCTTGCTTTTGCTTGAAGTTATTATGGCATATATATTATAgccatcctttcatttttaacctAGCTGTGTCTTTAAAGTTTCTTGCAagtttcttataggcagcatataatAATGTactgcttttcttttaatctaaTTTGACAacctggggacgcctgggtggctcagttggttaagcatccaactcttggttttgtctcaggtcatgatctcatggtttgtgggttcaagccccacatccattTCTGTGCAaaaggcacagagcctgcttggaattctgttctctctctctctgcccctcccctgctcgctctctcaaaaataaataaacattaaacaaattttaatttgacAATCTGTACTTTTTGATTAGGCGGTTTAGACCacttatatttaatgtgattttttaaatacctttggGTTTAAACAGACCATCTTGTTAGTTTTGTTCTATATACTCCATCTGTTCTTTGattgccttttcctctttttctgccttgagactaaatgagcatttttttattatttcattttatctcctttttggTTTAACAGCTACAAATTCTTGTTATGCTATTTTAGTTGTTACTTTAGGGTATATAtcatactctttaaaaatttatcacaGTTTGCTTTTAGATGATACTTTATCGATTCTAAGATAGATACTCTATCGATTAtaagaaaattacagaatttcTTTACAAAGTTTATTTAAAGGAGAAGTTCTAATTCTCTTCCACAAggttttatgcttttctttcatacattttatttatgaatGTTATAATTCCAACACATTATCACTTTTTATTTAAgggttaattatattttttaggggtgcctgggtggctcagtcggttaagcatctgactttggctcaggtcatgatctcacagttcgtgggttcaagccccgtgttgggctctgtgctgacagctcagagcctggagcctgcttcagattctttgtctccctttctctctgcccctcccctgctcatgctctgtctctctctgtctctcaaaaataaataaatgtcaaaaaaaatttttttaagagttaattatattttcaagaaaattgttcaaagtaaaaaagaaaagttcttataTTTACCCGTGTAGttagtttctgttgttttccctttctgtgtGTAGATCAAGGTTTCTATATGATATAATTTACATCTACGTGAAGGACTTCTCTTAACACGTCTTGCACTGCAGGTCTCTGTGTTAAGAATCATTGCAACTTGTGTATGcatgaagaaaatgtaattttccaaaacaagtcttttaaaaaaatttttaagtttgttaatttCAAAAACCTCACTAGTGGAATAAAAGAATTTAATACAGGCACACAAAAAAGGAAGCCCCATGAGGTTTTCACTAGGATGAAATGGGATTAGCTTTGCAGTTCTCATAATCCTCTTAACGGAAGGATGCAATTTCAGTTTCATTGCTGATTCTAGCAGCTTCCAGAATGCTACCTTCTTTTACCAGGGGTCTGCCAGTTTCCAAATTCAACACAAGTTTATTTGCGTTTGATTTATGAGCTTGACGAATTACCTTCAGTTCGTCATATGTATAATTAATGAATGGTGGTGTCAGGCTGGCCCTTAAAGAGACCTCTTGCTTTAGAAATACAACagggggactgggtggctcagttggtcaagtgtcccacttcagctcaggtcatggtctcacagtttgtgagttcgagccctgtatcaggctatGTGTtgatg
Proteins encoded in this window:
- the LOC122482475 gene encoding UPF0538 protein C2orf76-like isoform X1: MISGEVTIIVCLIHSFEHYNYKPVAYHGINLDQTVEKFIVFLFFNKKKQEVSLRASLTPPFINYTYDELKVIRQAHKSNANKLVLNLETGRPLVKEGSILEAARISNETEIASFR